One Nicotiana tomentosiformis chromosome 1, ASM39032v3, whole genome shotgun sequence genomic window, ttgctaagTTAAACCCAACAAGGAGCTTTGTGGCCGGGATAATGCTTTCAGTTAGCTTGGCTTGCTCCAGCACTCTTCATTGAATGATATTGGCTGAACTTCCTggtccaccaaaacacgtttaattttaaaatctaaaaccttaagaaaaattaccatggCATCGTTGTGCGATAGTAGGAGTGCATCGACGTCCTCTTCTGTAAGGGTGATATCCTCCTCGGTGACTTCCCAGAGTCTCTTACTATGAGTCACTGATACATTTGTCTTTTTTGCTGCTGAAAAGGTTACACCATTAATCTTGTTCCCCCACAAAAATCATATTGATCGTTAGTTGAGGAGGATTTTCTCCTATTTTTAAGGGCTCTGTGTTATCCCGGTTGCGGCCATAGTTATTTTTAGCCCGGTCGCTTAAGAACTCTCTGAGATGATCATTTTTAGCAATGTTGCTACCTCCTCGCatagatgtcggcagtccccggTCCGGTGGTCGTTAGTCACATGATACTCACACCATAGATTAGGATCCCTCTGACTAGGATCGGATCTCATTGGCCTCAGGATCCGTGCTTCCTTATTGTTTCTCATCGCCGATACCAGCTCCACCACGCTGATATTGAAATTTTACTCGGACAGTCTGGGGTAGGTGGAATCTCGGGAGCCTGATATCTCTTTATCCTGCAATGATCTGTTATTCCGGCCACTGACAGTTCTCCTATCGGTAGAAAACCTGTCCGCCGATCGAAAACCTCTTTCGCGTCCTTCAGCCATTTCGTAAGGCAAAAATCGTCCCTTAGAAGATTGCCGATTTGCGTCAAAACCATCCTTCGACTTATCCTTGTTATTTTCCCGACCCTTGGTTGATGTCGGAAAACCGAGTTTGTCGTCTTCTATTATTATCTTTGACTTGTAGCGATTGTGAATATCTGCCCATGTAGTTCCCtggaactcgagcagactttcttTCAGCTTTCGGGAAGCATCAGAGCTCCTCGAGTTCAGCCCCTTAGTAAATGCCTCAGCTGTCTATTCATCTGGAACGGCCGGTAGCAACATCATTTCCTTCTGAAACCTGGTCACGAACTCTCGTAGCAATTCAGACTCTCATTGCACAAttttgaatatgtcggcctttcgagTCTATATCTTCCTAGCCCCTAcatgggccttaatgaaagaatccaCAAGCATATcaaaggaatctattgagtgctTAAGAAAACATGAATACCATGTCAGGACCCCCTTCGTCAGGGTTCCCCCGAACTTCTTCAGTAGGACCAACTCAATCTCGTGAAGAGCTAAgtcatttcctttcaccgccgttgtgtaggtggtgaTGTTCTCTTGAGGATTCGAAGTCCCAGCATATATTTGGTACGCCTGGCATTTTGAACCATTTCGGGATTAACTCTAGTGTCGCGCTCGGTTTGAACGGTAACTGGGTGTACTTCTTTGAGTCTGGTCCCCTCAACACTAGCAGTGCACTCAGAATTTAGTCCATTCAAGTGTTTATTTCTCTCATAAACCGCATGAGCTATATTTTGAAAGGATCATTCCCGTTGTTGTTACCAGATCCGATGTTGTTCCCCCCGGCCCTATCGAAGCTGACCTCACCGCTCGGGGTGTTATTATCAACCCTTTGCGCTGTTTGAATTACATGAGCACCGGAGGAACTGGACCTCTTCCAttcgcgttgttggaagcaccGACAATGCTTGCCTCAATTCTATCATGGCATGGTCTTGCTGTGAGAGACGACCCATGATGACCTTTTGTTGTTCTCTCAAGATCCTTACCGTTTCCACAACGTGCTCATCTTTGGCATCATCAGGAGTCGTCTCACGCACATGTCATGGATATTGCCCTCCATGAACCGGCGTGGCTACATCCttctcattgcgggtgtcactaaTCGAATCTTCGTATTGAGGTGGATTCCCTTGTGCCTCAACATTGCGAgcgatgttgacatcgttatctgCCATCTTTTATGATTTTTTGCTAATAATCAAACAGATTAGTAATAtatgcaaggatcaactcaattatacaactgtctaagccccacagtgggcgccaaactatttacctgtAAAAcagtatagttgaatttataacgtggtttatagacaagtgaatcgatttgattccaaaatgataaataaattaaataaaatgcaagacttagcgttgaaatcaaGATAAGATAGCAAACAGCTTGGTTCAgggagcaaggcttccgaagACATCATTAAGAATATCAATAGActtaaaataaagtattattgagcTTAGAATAATGTGTAACACAAGTTTGTCCGAATTTTTCGTGTCCTACAATAgctgttgaagtcactatttatagttacaccTAAGGAATAatgtcctaggatcaagcccctcttaaatgacaattatggtggccattgatgaatgtgtaacagcaggctatgaatgccaaaattctcgaTAACGGATTATGTATTTAATATTGAGGAATATTCCTCATTGAATGTCATCAGGTGGCAAATATTCATTTGTCCTCATTAGCAATATTCCCTTCGGGGTCTGCATGGTGCCAACTGAAGTTGCTGTCCCCGGTCGTGATTTCCACTTGCCTCCTTTTCTATCTGTCTACGGTTCCATGTGTCGCTCTATTAttcgagcatttaatatgaaccgattttaccctatacaactaTAAAAAGAAGGATTAGCTACCATTGTAGGCACGAATACTCTGCACACAAAAAGCTATAATCTACTTTCATATTACGCTCAGTTTTAGTTTCTTGAACATTGCTCTCACTTTTGCCATTGAAAAGGTTAAGTTTTAGTGAGGCTTGTAATCTTGTTTAATTTAACAATCTTACTTTTGTTCTTATTTACTTACTATTTTTGTGTCAAATCGATTtgtttgtctataaaccacgctataaatttaactgtaccatcTTACGGGTAAATAAGTTTCACAAAAAAATGAGTAATAAGAGGAATAGGGAGTTTTGTGGAAGTCACAACTcaaaatcaacaagtcatatatgTAAAGTATTATTGCAGTACTTATGAAACATTAGGGACATCTCTATTGAGAAAACAGATTCTTCATTGAGCATGTTAAATAAAAGATGCTCAAATGACTACATTCAAGTCCATAAACATTGCTATCAAACCAAACTACTAGCCACTGCTATTCACCTTCTTGTTCATAACTTTTACTGGCATATTAGAAAGTGAACCCGAATTAGTCGTTTTCAGTAGATTTCGAATACCAAATgtctaaaaaaagaaaaaggagtgTAGTTATACACAGTATAAATGCTACTATAACCAAATAGCTTTAGCTTTCTTGAGCAAAGGAATACGCCTTCCCTCTAAATGGAGGCTCATGATCTCATTAGCACCACCAATTAATTCTTGTCCAATGAACACTGCTGGTACACTAGGCCTTCTCCCTGATGCCAACAGTGCTTTTTCCAATTGTAGGCCATTGGAAAGTTCATCTAATTCATATACAGTTAAGTTAGCACCAAAACTTGATATCAGTGTCTTTATAGTGTGGCACATGCAACACTTGCTTTTGCTGAACATCACCACTGGCTTTTCTGCTATCATCTTTTTCACTGACTCCATTTTTGGAAAGTTATAATAAGAGGAATTGAAGTCACTTAGTTATCAGTTGATCTGTTGTTCAAGTGATGATGAAATTGAAATCTCCATTGAAGCTATTTATAGAATAACAGAgagaatgaaaaaggaaagaTAATTTCGTAGTCTCTTTCAGATGAGGTGTTGAAACTGTTAGATACGCAGGCATTCCAGCTTCTTTGATACTGCCTTAAAGTGTCCAAAACAAAATGCAATCCTTCTTAAATTTAACATTTTACAAGTATGGGGGTTAGTACTGTATGTGAACTTCATATCTAGATATTCTTTTTCCAATGATATTACAACATAAAGTATGGGGGCTACTAGACTGATCTCTATATATACTAGTGCATTTTCTACTGTTGATTCGCCTCATGCACTCTTAAATTCTTGTTCCGAAACACAGGGGTTTTGCAAAATAAatttgaatttttgtaaaacAAATGTATAAGGATTATTGAACTGATGATGCTGTGACAAGTCGGTGCATTTAGCGACGAGGAAAAGGAAGTTTGATTTTATCCTCTAATGATATTCTTTTCAGAATTCGATCTCAATTTATGGAAATAATTAAAGAGGTGATTTACCCTTTCAAGGCAAATGGTCGTTATTAGTTAAAGAAGAAACTGCATGCCCAAGACATATTCTCTACTAATACAGAATCATAGGAGAATTAAGATCTAATTATTTACAATAAACAATACAATGAATTAAGGAGTATTATATTGTTCTTATCATCATGTGATTCTTTTGATCGTTTTAAGATTCTTACTTAGCATTTGATTAGGTCGGTTAGTTTGTCGAGAAAAAGATGTCCATTCTTTTGATTATAAAAGATTCATGTTGCTTAGGTGGTGGTGACCGACAAGCTCCAATTAATTAAGCAAAATATATTTTACTAATTGCAAGATTAAAGATTCTTTACCTCGTTCAGAGAGGTGATGACTTATGAGATAGAGACTTGAATTTTCTTATGCTTGGAAAGAGTCCCTTGTTTTGCTTTTAGCATATGAATAAAGCTAATTAAAATTCCACCCGTGGATAAGTCAACTAAAAAGAAAAGCCTGTAATCGTATGAGTGGAGGTTGATTAAGATTCTAGCCCTGCAACTTTGGATGCAGCTGAAATTTTGATTTGAATAGCTGCTAATATCTTAAATAGCGACAGAGAAagaattttatcaaataaatttAAAGGAAAAAACTCTCTCGTGTTTAGGAGATTCAACAATTGATACGTagttaccctcaaaatcggataataattgaagTTGTTCGTGGTTTAAGTATACGTTAAATAATTTGACACAAAATAATAAATCAGATTAaagttgaaataaataatgagaaagtaaatgcaaaccacacaagtaGAATTATCTTAGCTTTGGAAGGTTTGTCACCCTTGAGCCAAAAATGCTTTTATCGATACCGGAACAGAATGACAGGATAATAAGATCTAGAAAGAACAATAAATTGTCTTAGGATGCCTGTTACAATGTGTTTTACAAGTAATCAAactctcctttatatagtaggagatccctactttaggtacaatactataaaaggtaaaaaatctcctAGTTTGCTTATTTGCCGGTTCTTTACTGATATGTGTCAAGATTTTCGTCGAAATATCCAATTAGTTACGGATATTTCGGCTTTTCGTTATTTCGTTCTTCTGTTGTTTTATACCGACAATGTTTCCTCGAGCTTATTCGGGGTCAGGGTCGATTCCGGGATCACGGGCTCAATGTTCTTGAGGACGAACATTCTGACCTCGTGCTCTGGTTCGATGAGATTCGAAGTCGATCTTCAACCCTTCGCGTTCTGAGTCCGATCTATTGTGCAATAGTTGAATCCGATTtctaccgtatacagatagtcccctcatttttcggagagtaaatggcgagaaacgatatgagctccCGATTCTTATTTCGATAAATTATGATGTAAGCGACAAAAGGTAGTTGAAACGTCCTGTCGGTCCAGtcttcaaggcattaaatgcgtgtcagTTAATGATCGACCACTCCAGGATGTGAATCGTCGTTTGGAAAACTAAAAATATCCTCTCATCCATTCATTTGAACTTTACATTCAAAATTTTTTCTCTTGTGCTTAAGAAACTTCATCACTCTCACTCTCACTCTCTTCCCTTCTGGTTTTCTGAAAGCTTCCATAAGAGTTTCCTATCTGCCAATCACACCTTTTATTTCATCAACATCTTCCTTTCTCCactttttttacatttttttttaaagcaatgGCAAACGTTTCGCCTGCTGCTGCCGAGGAACCCCCTCTTCCTCAAAAAGAAACCCCCTCTTCCTCACGATCGTCAGCTGAGGAGAACGTTTCGCCTGCTGCTGCCGAGGAACCAACTCCGGAACCTCTTTTGAAAATGTTCGTTCCTACGGGGTGCCCAACCGGAGATGATTTCAAGGTCGAAAAACCCTCCTCGGTACCGGGTCGATGTTAGccggtctcgagatatatatgctcggtcATCGATAGTGTCCTCTGCAAGGTCAATGAGGATTACAACTGGGCTAGTAAGCACGTAGTGGTCCCCATGCCCGAGGAAgtaattactacccacgtggaggattttttaagtatttacacttaccccttcacgctgGGCCTCTTGGATCCGGTCATCAttgccttctgtaagaggtacgaggtgacaCTCGGTTAAATTcatccttcattttggaggaTAGTAATTCTCCTCCGCTTCTTCGTGAGAAAGATTGAGGGATGTCCTTTCACCATCGACCATCTTATGCGTttgtacagtccccgactctatcgagggggattaatcaagcttgcccgcCGGGCTAGTAAGGCCCCGTTCTCGAGTATCGATGAAGACCGGGACCGAGGCTGGTTAGGCCGATTTGTCCAAGTGAAGACCTCGGATTTAATCCCAGCTGAGtatatgccatttcctgagaagtggaacatgtcaCGTAAGTACAATACTATTTTCaagattttattcattactcTTCCCTTCCTTTTCTCTACTCATCATTATCTTGTGGTGGTGCAGTTGTCGTTCGGATCCCAgatgcagttcctcgactcaaggagtgggtcgagggtattACCACACAGAGATCATACTCCGAGCATTCGTGGCATGAGCTTTCAAATAGCCGATGGGAGGCTCGTTCCCTTGGTGAGATTCTTCTTTAAGTAACGTTTGATCTTAATTTTACGCTATAGATTTCTGACCTGTTTTACTTCCTTTCTGCAGGTTTACCAAAAGATGTCAAAATGAGGCCTCCATCTAGTGGCGATGCTATCTTCACCGAGTCCCCCAGCTTCGAggcaggataaagagaagaaatgAAAAAAGGCTTCGAGTTATCCGGGCCCCGAGAAAGACAGGCCAAAGAGGCGATTGGTGTGAAAACCCAAAGAAAGTACCAGTAATCGAGCACCACCTCCGGATTCACTCCACCAATTGAGAGATGAGTCTGATGGTGAAGGAAAGGCCTTTGACTTGATGGACAGCGTGCCGACTCAGCTCGAAGGGCAAGGAGCTTCCTACCCGGAGGGGGGGTGAGGCTGACCCTTATCACGTTATAGAAACTGAGACGGCCGGGGCCGAAGTCTCACGAGTTGTGGGAAACGCTTCGGAGGAAGCACTTGACGTAATAGAGATTGTCAAGTCACCCTCATTCACAAAGTCGACGCTCAATGAGGTGCAAGCTGCTAAAGAATGCCCCACCGAAGGGACTCATGGAGCGAATGACCTTTTCTGTAGTTTCTTCGATGGCGTGGACTCAACGGCCACGGAAGATGCTACTGGGTTGGGAGACTTAGATATACCGAGAAAAAGCTAATCCACGGAAGCAAGCGGGCCCTCTTTGAGCCCGAAATTGGTCAGTATATTTCTTGCTCCGAGTGCATATCCGGATCAGAAACGTACCATTGTCTTTTCCCCTTTCGGAGGATGCCCAGATTCTtttccccctccccctccccccctagGGGTGGCCAGCTATGTTCGGTGCCTGTGACCGAGGATGATCAAGCTAAAATGAACGGGGTGGATGCATCCTGCCatttcaacgaagcacaacatgcGCTGAACCTGGTAACATCATGCTTTCCTAAGTGAATTTTTCATTTACACTTAGATCGTTTCGCTGATGACTTAacgtttctttttcttttctttttttgttcgtaggcctcggtgcttcatcacgagacCATTTTGAGGTACCGGGATGACCTGAAATGACTTGAAGCTGAAGTTCGAGAgctcactgagaagagagacACCTTAAAACTTCTTAGCGAACAGTTCGAAGGGGAGGCTAAGAACCTCCGTGCCGAGCTGGAAGTTGCTCAAAAGGAACATGCTGacttggtcgagcaggtaaaatTTTTTGAAGTAAGTGACGATGAATTTTATTCGGTGATTGATGGTCAAAATTCACAGGTCCAGCAAAAACTCGGTCGGATTGATCAGCTCCGAGCTGAAATGGATATAGTCAAAGCTAAGACCGATGAATAGAGAGGCAAAATGGATCGTTTGGCATCCGAAAAAGAGGCTGCTCGGGCACAACTAACTTCGACCGAAATCTAACTAAGAGCAGCAAAAGAAAGGGTCGAGGTTCAAACAAAAAAGGTTGAGGAGCTCCAATCTCGGCTAGGTTCGGTCGTCTCAGATCGAGAAAATCTGGCCAGGGAGCTTAAAATGGCCAAGCTAGAGGTTGTCGTTGTCAAGGCCGATGATGAAGCGGCTCAAGACCTCGTAAAAAATATAGTCGAGCATATAAAGTGGAAATCCCGAAGAGAGTCCCTTGAGGAAGTTCACGCTCGGGGCTTTGATTCATCAGCTGAGATTGAGGATGCCAAGGCCAGGAAGCTAGCCTATCCCGATGAGGAAGATTCCGAGGGCTGAGTTAAGTCCGAGGGTGGCGGATACCCCAAAGGTGATGATGAGGCCCCTGGCGAAGACTAGGCCACTTAGGACCCTTTTTAGATGTTTTTGTCTTCTGCCTTCTGTATCACCCTTTTGTTGGGGCTGTTCGGCCATTGTAAAAATTTGCATCGGGGCTATTTGGCCCTTGTAAAATGAAGTTTTGATTTGTATATAAGACTTTTTCCCTTCCACAGCTTTTGAATTTTCCCtttgttttattattttgtattccCAAAGACCGAAATGCCCTTGTATAAAATAGTTTGGTTACGTTCGGAGGTTCAAACTAACCTTGCCTTTAATATTATTTTGTTTTAAGGCATCATGGGGATTCGGTATTACCGAAAACATTTTCTTTaactaagataacagtccccgggTGGGGGTGGCTGAGGCCTTTGAAATTCGGGCATTGACTAGTAGGTCTTATGCCCCCGAGGCCAGATAGCTCGGTCCGtccgagttttttttttttggatggtagtccccgagtgagagtgattgttcgaactcgaattaaggtggcccttgggctcgatacctttaggagATCGGATGTAGAAAATTCCTTGAGAAATGCAAGAAAACTTTTAAAGGACAAGATGTTTGTGCGCAAGGAAGAGACTTATTTTTATTCTTGTACATAATAGTTATACATGTATACATGCTTTGTTCAATGATTTGAGtagtctatgtgggcacggttcatttgaccgtttggcccttacaatataTCCTATCGATTGAGATCCTTCAATCACAAAGtctctttccttgctaaagttgATATCCGAGGATAATGCCCCTCAGTGTTCAGAGTTGATCGAAGAGAGGCCTCGAATGTTATTGTGAACATCGCTGTTCATAgccggccttcaattctaagttagcacgatttacttgttgcctcgttaagaaccttgccggaaaacccatttgggaaaaaaccagttcaagagaaaaagagtacaacgcgtgctttcagaccaaAAATCTTGTATCGTCCCTTGTTGGTTACCTGCAAGCATTAGTTTAAAatgtaaataaaagaaagaacggGGTCGTACCGTAGCAGTAATATCActtcaagtgagttatattccagttgtttgataGTTGCTTgtcgttcattgttccgagtttgtaggatccctttccggtgatcttgataatttggtatggtccttcccagttcggccccaatttcccttcgttcgggtttcagGTGCTCAGTGTGAccttccttagtaccaagtccccggaattgaagtgtcgaaggttggcccttcgattgtaatacctttcgatccgctgtttttgggcggccaactaGACAAGGGTGGCTTCGCGCCTTTCTTCGAA contains:
- the LOC104113897 gene encoding monothiol glutaredoxin-S2-like, with the translated sequence MESVKKMIAEKPVVMFSKSKCCMCHTIKTLISSFGANLTVYELDELSNGLQLEKALLASGRRPSVPAVFIGQELIGGANEIMSLHLEGRRIPLLKKAKAIWL